In Pyrus communis chromosome 1, drPyrComm1.1, whole genome shotgun sequence, the following are encoded in one genomic region:
- the LOC137740334 gene encoding malate dehydrogenase, glyoxysomal-like: MQQHPSSEVNVNQRIARISAHLDPPNIQMENAATVSRLNCRAKGGTAGYKVAILGAAGGIGQPLAMLMKMNPLISVLHVYDVVNTPGVTSDISHMDTGAVVRGFLGQQQLDEALTGMELVIIPAGVPRKPGMTRDDLFNINAGIVKTISEAIARCCPNAIVNVISNPVNSTVPIAAEVLKKAGTFDPKKLLGVTMLDVVRANTFVAEVLGLDPRDVDVPVVGGHAGVTILPLLSQVKPPCSFTPKEVDDLTYRIQNGGTEVVEAKAGAGSATLSMAYAAVKFADACLRGLRGDAGIVECAFVASQVTELPFFASKVRLGRTGAEGIYPLGPLNEYERAGLEKAKRELATSIQKGVSFIRK, translated from the exons ATGCAGCAGCATCCTAGCTCAGAAGTCAACGTGAATCAACGGATTGCTAGAATCTCCGCCCATCTGGACCCTCCAAATATCCAGATGGAGAACGCTGCCACTGTTAGCCGCTTGAATTGCCGCGCCAAAGGCGGTACCGCTGGTTACAAAGTAGCCATACTCGGAGCAGCCGGCGGCATAGGCCAGCCTCTCGCCATGTTGATGAAGATGAACCCTTTGATCTCCGTTCTCCACGTATACGACGTCGTCAACACCCCCGGCGTCACCTCCGATATCAGCCACATGGACACCGGCGCCGTC GTGCGCGGGTTTTTGGGGCAGCAGCAGCTGGACGAAGCGCTAACCGGAATGGAACTGGTGATCATCCCGGCCGGCGTGCCTCGAAAACCCGGAATGACAAGGGACGATTTGTTTAACATCAATGCCGGAATTGTCAAGACGATCAGTGAAGCAATCGCCAGGTGCTGTCCGAACGCCATTGTTAACGTGATTAGCAACCCTGTGAACTCCACTGTTCCCATTGCTGCTGAAGTTTTAAAAAAAGCCGGTACCTTTGACCCTAAGAAACTGTTGGGAGTTACCATGCTTGATGTTGTTAGAGCCAATACTTTTGTG GCAGAGGTTTTGGGACTTGATCCTAGGGACGTCGATGTTCCCGTTGTTGGGGGTCATGCAGGGGTTACAATTTTGCCTCTTCTGTCTCAG GTTAAGCCTCCATGTTCTTTCACCCCGAAAGAAGTTGATGATCTAACGTATCGCATACAGAATGGTGGAACTGAGGTTGTGGAG GCAAAAGCTGGAGCTGGTTCTGCAACATTATCAATG GCATATGCTGCTGTTAAATTTGCAGATGCATGCCTCCGAGGCTTGCGAGGAGATGCTGGCATAGTCGAATGTGCATTTGTGGCTTCTCAG GTTACTGAACTTCCCTTCTTTGCATCCAAGGTACGGCTTGGCCGTACTGGAGCTGAGGGAATATACCCTCTTGGTCCCCTGAATGAGTATGAGAG GGCCGGCTTGGAGAAGGCAAAGAGAGAACTAGCAACAAGCATTCAGAAGGGGGTTTCTTTCATCAGAAAATGA